The sequence GAGATAGAAGGACTAATGTCACCACAATAAATTTTCCAATCTGCATAGGAGTAAGTACTTACAGAAAATAAAGCAAATGTTAGAATTAATGACTTATATTTCATAATAAAACTCTCTATAATTGGCTAAGCCCAAGTATATGTAACATTAATAATTGATTGTAATGTTCCAGATGAAGTCGGACCGTTTAATTTAATAACCCTAGCAGACAGATTAAATATGACTGTACTATTATTTACATTACCTATTTTTTTATTTATAGAATCACCTGAACGAATTAGCACTGAATTATCCTTGTTTCTAATTTGTACGCCGACATTCGTTGATGTTCCTTTGTTAATAAAATATCTGTTTGCAACATTATAGTCACCCGAAAATACAGCCGAAACATTATTTGTTACATTAGGGCAATTAGTCATAGTAATATCAAAATCCACCCAATCTGAATAAGGGTTTAGTTTATAAGTAAAAATATCACCTAAATCGACGACTTTATTTGATGGAATAATAGTACACGGCTTAGCTAATACTTTTCCATAAATCGTGACAACCGAAGTTTTAATTTCTTTAGCATATGTTAATGAAGGCAAGCTGAATAAAAGTAGCATACTAATAATATATTTAGTCATAAAACCTTCTTTATAAGTATTCAAGAACGAAATTTGCAGTTGCTGTAAATTTACCCATTGTAACGGGTAAACGAACAGAGACTAATTCCGCATTTAAATTAATCACATTACTTACACTGGGTTGCAAGTCGACCATTACAGCTCTATTTTTATTAATAGGGATCTGCGTACCGTTAGCATTAGTTATCATAATGGCGACTCCTGTTGCTGCTGCTGGCACACTATCTAATTTTAATAAGTCACGATTAGAAGGATCTTGCTCACCATTAAAACTTAAATATGCCCCTCTCGCAGTTTCTCCACACCGACTTAATACAATATTAAAACTTTTTTTAGGTCCTCTACGATCTAAATCTAAGAAATTTTTATTTGCATTAGAACCTAAATTAACAGTAAAGTTTTGGCTTCCTATTTCAACTTCACAAGAATTAGACCAAACTTGCCCTTTAATAGTTATTTGCGTTTGTGCTTTAGCAATACTTGATATAAAAGGCAAAAGAAAAATTATCGCTAAAATATAAAGTGGTTTTTCCAGTTTCATTATTCACCTTCACTTTATTGACATTGAGCTGAGAAATTAACAATAGACTGGTTTTTCTCAATATTTGATAAGTCATATGTGAAGGAACAGGCTTGGTCTGCTTGGTTGCCCCATTTCACATTAATCATTCCTTTATCATTTAGACCTGCAATATAAGCTTGGCCAGCATCACCAACAAAAGAGGAAATACTTTTATTTTCTATCGTGGCAATAGCACCAAAAGGTACTGGATTTCCTTTATAAGTAATATTAATAAAGGCTTTATACCCCACCTGAGGATCAAAGCTTGCGAGTACTACAGCATCATTATCTGGTACTACGCTGACGATAGCATTTTCAATTTCAACATTTTTAGGTAGCTTAGTAATATCCAACTCTACTCTGTTTACACGATAGTTCGATGCATAAGGAATAAGTGCATAACCACGACTATCCGTTGAAATACCCCGATGTCCCGCAATTGGCGTATTACTCGCACCTGGCGCTTTAACTAAAATTGCCGTTTGATTTAGAGATTGTCCAAAGGTTATACCGTCAGAGTGAATTAAGGCCCCGCCTGACATACTATAATAGAGCTGTGAACTATCTTTATTATAAGAGTAGCCGACATTAGTGATCATTTTAGGTGAAAAATAGCTACCTGAAATACTACTTTGGTATAATGTTCTTTCATTCTTATTATACCCTTGCGATATATTGTAGCTTAATGCGTCATTCTCAAGTAAATTGCCACTTAATGTCATTTGATCGCTCAATGAACCATTTAAGTCAGAAACAAATGAATTACTAATATAACTATTTTTATAAATAGCTGTACTATCTGGTGATAAAAATAGACTCATCGGAACGGACATATTAAATGATAGCATTTGATCATTCTTATCATTCCATACCGTCTTATTATTAGAGTAGTTAGTACTAAAAGAGATCCCATTGTAACTAGTGGAATAACCAACTTGTAATAATGTCTCTTTTTTAGACGTGTTCCAATATGTTTTATTCTCACCACTTAAATATATTGAACCAAATCCAACTGGCTGAGAGATGTTAATACTTGTTTTACCTTTTATTTTAAAGTTCAAGTCATAATAATAGTTATCATCATTGTCATATTTATCCGAATTCATATATTTATAGTTAGTATCATTAAAATCATAATAACCACTCGTTGAATAGCGATAGCCTGCAAAATGAATATCAGTATCTGTTTTTTCTAAATTCTTTTGATAAGATATTTCAAACTGTTGCCCGTCATGAGAACTGTTATCGGCAAGTTTTGAATGCGCTTGTGTAACAGAAAGGGATACCGCTCCTAACGTACCTAAATTTTTTGCACTACCTAATGTAAAGCTATTATAATTTTTGGATAATTGTGTACCACTAAAAAGAGTTAAATCATTCTTTAATCCATAATAGAATTCACCCATTACGAATTTATTTTTTTCAACTTCAGCGCCTCCATTCCTGACTTCACCAAAATTAATAGCATACTGAAAACCACCTGCACGTTGCATATTGGGTAAAGAAGACCATGGAACCGTAAATGATTGAGTACTACCATCTGCTTCTTTTATTGTTACATATAAATCACCACCTGAGCCCACGGAATTTAAATCATTTATTTCAAAAGGACCCGCAGGCACCGTTTCTTGATAAATTTCATATCCGCTCTGTTTAATAGAAACAACCGCTGTTCCTTTCGCAATACCTCGGACAACAGGCGCAAAATTACGCAGACTATCAGGTAACATAGACTCTTCTGACGTCAGTTTAATCCCTCTAAAACTGACACCATCATATAAGTTTGATGATGTATAAGTATCCCCTATGATTAACCGCGAGCGCCATTGCCCTAAATCACGAGATAAGGTTGTATTAATATGATTGAAATCAGTTTTAGAGCCCTGTTTGCTACTATTATAATTCCATGTTGAATAGTCTCTTAATCTCCACGCACCAATATTTAAACCAGATCTTAAATTTAAATAATGTCGATTTGAAGAGCTACCTTTATAATCATAATTACCACCAGAATAATTATAATTAATGATAGCACTCGTAATACCACTACTCCATTGACTAGGAGGGATATATCCTTTTGCTTTATTATCAATATATAACTGTGGTATTGATATATCTAAGCGTAATTTACCAATATCTAAATTTGTTTTTGCATCAGGAAATATTTCATCTATCGTTGTCGTTGTTTTTATTTCTTTAGGAATATATTCATGTTTAATTGGCATAAGGCCAATTTCATTCTCATTAAAATACGGCTGCATCTTTCTTTTATCATTATTAAACTTAAAATCTAAGGTTAATGCTGATAAAAAATTATTATTGATATAGACATCAACTTTGTAAAAGCCGTCTGGGATTTCTTGACCTTTCTCAAAATTTGATAGATCAGCAACATTTTCAACATTATCCGATATAAGTAACGGATTAAACCATAAGTCTTGTGCCGATGAATTAAGACTGACAATATAAACAAGAAAAGCAGAAGTAATACTATACTTACTACTTTTTTTAAATTTGTGATCTTCTCTCATAATGCATCCAGTCTATATAGAAAATTTATATTTTCTTTGTGATCCTTGGTGTCATAGAACCATAGTCATTAATGGTTTCATAACTGATTTCATTACTTACTTTTGAAGTAGATTTAATAGGAATATTAGCCTCACCAAAAGGTTCAACCATAATATTGTCTAGATCATCATTATTTAATTTCAGCTGAACAATGGTCACAAAAACAGGAGAAGGATTCTTGATAATTAATTTATCATTAGAGACAGTAAAGACCAGTTTGCTAGGTGCTTCTTCTAATGATTTTAATAATCCATCAGGTCTATAAAACATTTTAATTCTATTTGTAATAGAGAATTGAAGTATATTTTTATCTGCATCTTTTTTATCAGAAGCTGGAATTGATTTAACATTAACCCAAAATAAAGATTCTCTATCTGTAGGTAATTGTGTATTTTTTTTGTCCAGAATTAATAAATTATTCTCTTTTTTTCCTTGCATCATAAAAAGAGGTGGAGTGATAACAAATTGCTCACTTTTTTGACCGTTGCTATTTTCTATCCAAGATTGAATTAAATAAGCATCTTCATCTAAACTTGTATTTACAGGCAATACAACTTGCTCTTTATCCATAGGAAAAATAACTCTTGTTGTACCTAAAGATACGCCAGCTTGTGCCCATAATGACACACTCATCATACCTATAATTAGAGTTATAACTCCAATAATTCTATTTTTGAATATCATTTAATTGATCCACTTTTATTTTACTGATAACTGACAAGCAGTTCTGTTGCAACTTCTGGAATAAGTTTTACTTTATCTTTTTTTATTATTCGATATTTTGCAATCAAATAAAACTCAAGAGAATCATCATTTGACTGATAGTTAGGATCAAACTCTGAACTCACAACAAGTAAATTCTTATTATGATCAAATAAAACAATTCCAGTATGATATTTTATATTTCCATCATATTTTTTTATTAAAAAATCCTGATGATTAGAAGACACTTTATTAAATGAAACAGTAACTCCATCAGCGATGTATCTTTTACATCCCTTAAAGATAAATGAATATTTTAATAAATTTATAATGTCTTTTTCTTGTTCTATATTTGAATCAATAATTCGTTCAAGATCTCTTTTTTGGTAGTCTCCGTTAATATCTAATTGACAGGTTGAATTAACAATACTCCCATTAAAGAAAGTAAACCCACTGATCTTTGCATCTAGATTACCACTTTTAGCATTTCCTAAAAGTGGTAACGCTAATGCAAATATGAAAATGAGGATCCTCATATCTGCTTTACTATCAGTTAGTCATACTGAACATTAAATGTAGCTACTGCATTTGCTTGTCCAGCTTGTACAGTATCACCAGTAGAGATATAACGTGCAGTTAAAGGAATGACATTTCGTCCATTAACCAGCACAGTTTTAGCACCAAAAGTACTGCCATCAACTTTAAGATTAATACCACCTTGGTCAATAATATTGATACCAATGTTTTTTGCTGAACCATCCGTGTTACCAGAAAGTGCAAGAATATCATTAGCGGTAGATGTTTGACCTAAGAATGAGAAAGCAACATTCTTTGCAATAGCCGTATCGCAATTATTTAAAGTAATATTAAAATCTTTAGCGTCAGATTTATCACCTTTAGCAGCAAAAGCAGAAGTTCTTACCTGACCCATTTCAACGGTCTGATTCA comes from Proteus vulgaris and encodes:
- the fimA gene encoding type 1 fimbrial major subunit FimA, whose protein sequence is MKLLKLSSLAAVLTMAFAGYANAATVTVNGGTVHFVGEVVAAGCSVDSQSMNQTVEMGQVRTSAFAAKGDKSDAKDFNITLNNCDTAIAKNVAFSFLGQTSTANDILALSGNTDGSAKNIGINIIDQGGINLKVDGSTFGAKTVLVNGRNVIPLTARYISTGDTVQAGQANAVATFNVQYD
- a CDS encoding fimbrial protein, which gives rise to MRILIFIFALALPLLGNAKSGNLDAKISGFTFFNGSIVNSTCQLDINGDYQKRDLERIIDSNIEQEKDIINLLKYSFIFKGCKRYIADGVTVSFNKVSSNHQDFLIKKYDGNIKYHTGIVLFDHNKNLLVVSSEFDPNYQSNDDSLEFYLIAKYRIIKKDKVKLIPEVATELLVSYQ
- a CDS encoding fimbria/pilus outer membrane usher protein codes for the protein MREDHKFKKSSKYSITSAFLVYIVSLNSSAQDLWFNPLLISDNVENVADLSNFEKGQEIPDGFYKVDVYINNNFLSALTLDFKFNNDKRKMQPYFNENEIGLMPIKHEYIPKEIKTTTTIDEIFPDAKTNLDIGKLRLDISIPQLYIDNKAKGYIPPSQWSSGITSAIINYNYSGGNYDYKGSSSNRHYLNLRSGLNIGAWRLRDYSTWNYNSSKQGSKTDFNHINTTLSRDLGQWRSRLIIGDTYTSSNLYDGVSFRGIKLTSEESMLPDSLRNFAPVVRGIAKGTAVVSIKQSGYEIYQETVPAGPFEINDLNSVGSGGDLYVTIKEADGSTQSFTVPWSSLPNMQRAGGFQYAINFGEVRNGGAEVEKNKFVMGEFYYGLKNDLTLFSGTQLSKNYNSFTLGSAKNLGTLGAVSLSVTQAHSKLADNSSHDGQQFEISYQKNLEKTDTDIHFAGYRYSTSGYYDFNDTNYKYMNSDKYDNDDNYYYDLNFKIKGKTSINISQPVGFGSIYLSGENKTYWNTSKKETLLQVGYSTSYNGISFSTNYSNNKTVWNDKNDQMLSFNMSVPMSLFLSPDSTAIYKNSYISNSFVSDLNGSLSDQMTLSGNLLENDALSYNISQGYNKNERTLYQSSISGSYFSPKMITNVGYSYNKDSSQLYYSMSGGALIHSDGITFGQSLNQTAILVKAPGASNTPIAGHRGISTDSRGYALIPYASNYRVNRVELDITKLPKNVEIENAIVSVVPDNDAVVLASFDPQVGYKAFINITYKGNPVPFGAIATIENKSISSFVGDAGQAYIAGLNDKGMINVKWGNQADQACSFTYDLSNIEKNQSIVNFSAQCQ
- a CDS encoding molecular chaperone, with product MIFKNRIIGVITLIIGMMSVSLWAQAGVSLGTTRVIFPMDKEQVVLPVNTSLDEDAYLIQSWIENSNGQKSEQFVITPPLFMMQGKKENNLLILDKKNTQLPTDRESLFWVNVKSIPASDKKDADKNILQFSITNRIKMFYRPDGLLKSLEEAPSKLVFTVSNDKLIIKNPSPVFVTIVQLKLNNDDLDNIMVEPFGEANIPIKSTSKVSNEISYETINDYGSMTPRITKKI
- a CDS encoding fimbrial protein; protein product: MKLEKPLYILAIIFLLPFISSIAKAQTQITIKGQVWSNSCEVEIGSQNFTVNLGSNANKNFLDLDRRGPKKSFNIVLSRCGETARGAYLSFNGEQDPSNRDLLKLDSVPAAATGVAIMITNANGTQIPINKNRAVMVDLQPSVSNVINLNAELVSVRLPVTMGKFTATANFVLEYL
- a CDS encoding fimbrial protein: MTKYIISMLLLFSLPSLTYAKEIKTSVVTIYGKVLAKPCTIIPSNKVVDLGDIFTYKLNPYSDWVDFDITMTNCPNVTNNVSAVFSGDYNVANRYFINKGTSTNVGVQIRNKDNSVLIRSGDSINKKIGNVNNSTVIFNLSARVIKLNGPTSSGTLQSIINVTYTWA